Below is a genomic region from Cloeon dipterum chromosome 2, ieCloDipt1.1, whole genome shotgun sequence.
TGCGCACGctaataatgatttttacgggttttttaGTGTTTAGGGCATGCGCAGTTGCTCTTGAGTAATCTCACATGTGCGCAGTGAGGTTTGTTAGGTTTCTTGGCGGGAAAATGtgtatttgtttaaaatgcgCATGTGCGGGATGCGCAGAATTCTTCTGCGCATCCTTTCTAACAGTGACTGGAGCTTTTAAATTGACCAATCAGACATTTCTACTCCatttttctccatttctgGCACTGCTAATAAGTTcagagaattaaattatttgtttttattaaaataagtttaaatatttcctgattttttttaaattcctgctGAAATTCccccattttttaatttaaaaccattgaAATCCGTACAATAGGagtttaaataatgattattcCGGTGAAATtacgtttgtttgtttgaggcaagaattaattaattaatttaaagtgaaaactgcattttaattgcggctgcggcggcggaagCGCGCATCCATATTGATCGAGTTTCTCGCTTCTCACCGTGCGTCCGAAATTGTTGCTCGGCGGTTCCTTTTCCGCCGAGCGCTGAATTTTTCGAGCGAAATGGAAAGCCGCGATTGAAATGCGCGTCACGCGTGCAAGGTGgacaataaagaataaaatgaaattccagcgGCGTCGTGCTGTCACCCAAGGCTCGCTGGCGCGCTCGTCTCCTTTTCATTACGTGATCGGCCGACAGCAGCCGCGCGTtcgaaaagtgaaaataactAGTTTTGATTTTATCGAGACGCGCACTTCCTTCCTTCCAAATAGATTCGATAGTCTCGCTCCGCAGCCATTTTCCTATGAACCTTTAGAGGAAATGCAGCaacgatttcttttttttttctaatgcaGAGAATTTTCtggaatcaaataaaattaaatctagtCGCAGGAGGGACAATTAACATTGTTTTTTACCTTGAcatgaaatttgtttgtaGAATAAATTCTAAGACAAGTGCGACAGTGTTAATTTACTACAAATTTTGTCAATGCCGAACGCCgtcttccaaaataaaaaattaaaaatattccctaATATGGAAATTgcgtttaaaattgtttaattttagccgtttatttatttttctaatttcacgTGTGACGATTTGAACCCGAATAAATAGACAAAAACCACCCCTTCATCCCGAATTGTTGCACAAGATTGAGTAATTTAATTCGGGCTCGGCGCGGTGGGTGCAAAGGTTGGCTGCTCAGGGTCCATCCCTACCCTGGCGATCGGTGAGGCAGGCATAAGGATCGGCTGCGCGCGCGTGGTGGCGTGGGTAAcgggttaaattttttcctctctcggcGCGCTGGGGCCAAAGTAGGCCGCGGTATAAAGCGGCGGCCGCGCAGAGAGGGGCACCActtgcaaactcaatttcGAGAGGATCACTTCGTCCGTCCCTCACGCACACGTAAGTACCAGTACCCGCGTACTCGTCGAAAGGTGTTTTCTTTCACAACAAACCGCAGTGCAgagcgtgcgtgcgtgcgttcATTTCCCGGGAAATAAAAGAGCAGGCCACGGGGCCGGCCTTTTACGGACAAAGCcgctttttttgtttgtttaatctTTTCGGAgagcgaagaagaagaagacgcGCTCGTGAGTCCCGTTTGTGCCACTGACCCGTCGCCGGAGCGCGTTAACGGGACCGCGGTCCAAGGTCTCGCACGCCtcctcaaatttttttagtttagtttttCCCCCTGCGAAAAACCCATCCGGGACGGGTTTTTCGGAAAAACCCCCGTTTTGATTGGAATGCGAACGgtagataatttatttgggCAACTCCTTAAATTCCTTCGGCAGCCGCAATTAACTCTCGAGAAGCAATTATTGCTCGTCTTCCGAGAAGGAGTAGGTGGAGtcgtgcatttatttattttctcctcgGCGCGTCTTCCTTCGACAAACAAGGTGCGCGCGCGACTTTCTACCATTCAATTACGCTCCTTTTTCAGCCACGCAAACAAagaattttatgcaaatgcgtGGCCGACGGCTGTCGACAACTCCAATtggcacgcacgcacgctcGTTTACCGTTCGGACGCGTCTTCGCTTCACGACCATGCCCAAATCGGCCCGGAAACCAAAATAACGGAGTTTCTCCATTCCTAATCTCGTCTATTCCAAATTAACTCGctaataagaaaatttctgttttaaaaaaatgataaattcatGGATTGACGCtccagaaataattaatttaatttttttttgctgacGTAACAAACCACGCATGCGTCAAGTCGTGTTTTTTAGCAAAGCAgcgcggcgaccaatcagattcgCCAGCTCTCTAGGCTCCCTAGCGAGCAACACTCTAAAAAGAGGAGTTTTAAGAGGAGTGTAAGTTAAGGAGTAGTAGAGTATCAGCTCTGATGCCTTAGTCTCCTTCTAGTATCTACTCTCCTTTTCTTACACTCTAATGTGGGCGTGGTCGTCGTGAGCAAAGAACTCCTCTCTCTAGAGTGTTGCTCGCTAGGGGGCCTAGAGAGCTGGCGAATCTGATTGGTCGTCGCGCTGCTTTGCTACAAAACACGACacttgacgcatgcgcagttttaatttagccTCAATTTCCGTGACATTCGCATGGTATCataaaaatcgtgatttttacGAACGCAACGGGTCTAATAAATCTTGTTCCTCAGGAATGATGCTGCGGGAGTGCGTTCTGGTGCTGGTgttggtggcggcggctgcgttGGCGCAGCGGCGGTTGGCGCTGCCGGACGCGCGTTCGTGCGCGAGCCGCGTGCGCCACACGACCTTCCGCGACTCTCGCGGCGTCTCGCACTCGTACTTCTTCAGCTGGGAGCACGGCCCGACGCGCAGCATCGAGGTCGACTGGCTGGACGCGCGCAACATCTGCAGACGCCACTGCATGGACGCCGTGTCGCTCGAGACGCCCCAGGAGAACGAGTTCATCAAGCAGCGCGTCGCCCGCGGCGGCGTCAAGTGAGTGAAATCAGTTTTTCTCGCGATTTTTGgcgtttattaattatttttcttctcaactCAGGTACATCTGGACGTCCGGGCGCAAGTGCAACTTCAACGGCTGCGACCGCGCCGACCTGCAGCCGACGAACGTGAACGGCTGGTTCTGGTCGGGCTCCGGCGCCAAGATCGGCCCGACGAACCAGCGCAACTCGGGCGACTGGTCGGCCACCGGCGGCTTCAACCAGCCGCAGCCGGACAACCGCGAGTCGGCGCAGGGCAACGACGAGTCGTGCCTGTCCATCCTGAACAACTTCTACAACGACGGACTCAAGTGGCACGACGTCGCCTGCCACCACAAGAAGCCGTTCGTCTGCGAGGACTCGGAGGAGCTGCTCAACTTCGTCTCGTCCCGCAACCCCGGCATCCGTCTCTGATCCCCGACCCGAGAAATTTAGcttttaacttatttatttgtaaagaCCAGTGTGATTCAGGACAAACCAATAAAGTGaatccaaaattattatattaatacgACCCAGCTTTTATTTCTCCTCTTCGTACACTCTTTCacttggaattaattaaattatttaacaaaatagtCAACTTACATTTCACTAGATTAAAGTATGGCAGTAGCGAGACTGGAAAACAGGCTGCGCAGTAGTTATTGGTGCGCCCTGCGCATGCGCAGTCGGTCATAAACTAACCGAGTTTCAATCCTCAGTCCGAAAAACCCGACTGCGCATGCGTAATGCGCACCAATAACTACTGCGCATGCCTAAAAGCTAGCTGCTTTGGAATCGCACTTTCCAAGATGGCGGCAGCGCGCAcgactttttattttcgttaaaTTAAAGCGGCGTGATTAGAATTAGAACTAGAAAGATGAGAGAGTATCACGTCAGCCCCTGAAGGTGGGGTCGCGCCTCCGGCCCGAGTTGGGCCGCCGCGTGCGCACCGGCGCCGCCTCGAACTGCGCAGGTATCGTAGATGGCGGCGCCGCGGCGTCGCCGGGCTTCTGCTTGAGACACACGACGCAGCGGCTGATGCGCTTGGTCAGGTCGGCGGCCTTCAGGGTCTGCGGCCGTGGCCTACGGGAACACAACCGGTCAGcaaacctttctcagggtaagTCTGTGTCAGGGTCTCACCTGCGGAACATGTCCATGTCGTCTAGCGTGGCCAGCCAGTACGAGTAGGCCGTCGAGTAGTAGTTGCAGCGGCCGATTCCTTGGCACTCGATGAAAGGTGACGCCCTGAACTCCTCCAGGCA
It encodes:
- the LOC135935109 gene encoding L-selectin; translated protein: MMLRECVLVLVLVAAAALAQRRLALPDARSCASRVRHTTFRDSRGVSHSYFFSWEHGPTRSIEVDWLDARNICRRHCMDAVSLETPQENEFIKQRVARGGVKYIWTSGRKCNFNGCDRADLQPTNVNGWFWSGSGAKIGPTNQRNSGDWSATGGFNQPQPDNRESAQGNDESCLSILNNFYNDGLKWHDVACHHKKPFVCEDSEELLNFVSSRNPGIRL